In Aquiflexum balticum DSM 16537, a single genomic region encodes these proteins:
- a CDS encoding acetyl-CoA C-acyltransferase: protein MKEVYIVSAVRTPLGSFGGKLSGLTAIELGSVAIKGALNKAGIDPKEVEEVIMGNVISANLGQAPARQAAIGAGIGYEVPCTTVNKVCSSGMKAVMFAAQSIMTGQNGVIVAGGMESMSNVPYYVPKARFGYKYGNSELVDGLVKDGLFEVYYKFPMGNCADNTAKELNISREDQDKYAIQSYLRSAEAWKAGAFKDEVIPVEIKGRKGESIMIDEDEEYKNVMFEKISSLKPVFDKEGTVTAANASTMNDGASALILMSKEKVMELGVKPIAKIIGFADAAQDPLWFTTTPSIAIPKAIKNAGLTERDVDFYEINEAFAAVAIANQRQLNLDNDKLNVFGGAVSLGHPLGASGARIIATLYSVLSKKNGKIGVAGICNGGGGASAIVIEKL from the coding sequence ATGAAAGAAGTATATATAGTTTCAGCAGTCCGGACCCCACTCGGGAGTTTTGGAGGAAAATTATCAGGTTTGACTGCCATCGAACTTGGAAGTGTAGCCATTAAAGGTGCGTTGAATAAGGCAGGAATTGACCCCAAAGAAGTGGAAGAGGTGATTATGGGCAATGTCATTTCCGCCAATCTTGGACAGGCACCGGCCCGGCAGGCAGCTATTGGAGCAGGAATTGGCTATGAAGTACCCTGTACTACTGTCAATAAGGTATGCTCCTCAGGTATGAAAGCCGTTATGTTTGCGGCACAATCCATCATGACAGGACAAAATGGTGTGATAGTAGCAGGTGGAATGGAAAGCATGTCAAACGTTCCATATTATGTTCCCAAGGCAAGATTTGGATACAAATATGGCAATTCAGAATTGGTTGATGGCTTGGTAAAAGATGGATTGTTTGAGGTCTATTACAAATTCCCAATGGGAAATTGTGCCGACAATACTGCCAAAGAATTGAACATTTCAAGGGAGGATCAGGATAAATATGCCATCCAATCTTACTTGAGGTCGGCCGAAGCATGGAAAGCAGGTGCATTCAAGGATGAGGTTATCCCGGTAGAAATAAAAGGTAGAAAAGGAGAATCCATCATGATCGATGAGGATGAGGAATATAAAAATGTAATGTTTGAAAAAATCTCTTCTTTAAAGCCGGTTTTTGATAAAGAAGGCACCGTAACTGCTGCAAATGCTTCTACCATGAATGATGGTGCCTCTGCTTTGATTTTGATGAGTAAGGAAAAAGTTATGGAATTGGGAGTGAAGCCAATAGCTAAAATCATAGGATTCGCAGATGCCGCCCAAGATCCTCTTTGGTTTACGACAACCCCTTCTATAGCTATTCCAAAAGCAATAAAAAATGCAGGGCTGACGGAAAGAGACGTTGATTTTTATGAAATAAATGAAGCATTTGCCGCAGTAGCTATTGCCAATCAGCGCCAATTGAACCTTGATAATGACAAACTCAATGTGTTTGGAGGTGCTGTTTCCTTGGGACATCCTCTCGGAGCTTCAGGAGCAAGGATTATCGCCACACTCTATTCTGTATTAAGCAAAAAGAATGGAAAAATAGGTGTTGCCGGTATCTGCAATGGAGGTGGTGGCGCCTCAGCCATTGTCATTGAAAAATTATAG
- a CDS encoding toxin-antitoxin system YwqK family antitoxin — translation MKVYLLLLLVFLLTNSLSSQTLVKTYYDEDSLKLKEAYEVVNGVPNGVYKLFYEEGGIAVIGQLKDGKKYGLFIDYFPFSDDTLRIVNYRDNFREGPSKSFFQSGVVSQEVEFSKNEISGEVITYFENGKIKQKSSFQNNKPNGWSYVYDTDEKLIEKAFYNSGVIDGVKEEYDEAGNLIAKSNYKNGKLDGDQFTYYSDGKVKSQIQYNMGVQNGNTLYFHPNGQIAREGKVKKGQPYGTFKSYYDTGQLEEQGQYKNGRISGNIVTYFPDGKTKEIAIYNSYGELIKITGYYQNGQEERRITYRNGKEEGDAFIFHSNGNPKEVMPYRMGKAHGVQKIYNESGELILERQFKEGKFIQIIPADPDKKNNK, via the coding sequence ATGAAAGTTTATCTTCTTTTGCTTTTAGTCTTTTTGCTGACCAATTCTCTGAGTAGTCAGACGCTTGTCAAAACCTATTATGATGAAGACAGCCTCAAGCTTAAGGAGGCGTATGAGGTCGTTAATGGGGTGCCAAATGGTGTTTACAAGCTGTTTTACGAGGAAGGAGGAATTGCGGTAATTGGTCAGTTAAAAGACGGTAAGAAATATGGCCTTTTTATCGATTACTTCCCATTTTCAGATGATACGCTGCGAATCGTCAATTATCGGGATAATTTCCGTGAAGGGCCATCAAAAAGTTTTTTCCAATCCGGAGTGGTTTCCCAAGAAGTCGAATTCTCAAAAAATGAAATATCCGGTGAAGTAATTACTTATTTTGAAAATGGTAAAATCAAACAAAAATCAAGTTTTCAAAATAATAAGCCGAATGGATGGAGCTATGTTTATGACACCGATGAAAAACTGATAGAAAAAGCTTTTTATAATTCCGGGGTAATTGATGGAGTTAAAGAGGAATATGATGAAGCAGGTAATCTGATTGCCAAATCAAATTACAAAAACGGAAAATTGGATGGAGATCAGTTTACTTATTATTCCGATGGTAAAGTAAAATCGCAGATACAATATAATATGGGGGTGCAAAATGGAAACACTCTTTATTTTCATCCAAACGGTCAAATTGCCAGGGAAGGAAAAGTTAAAAAAGGTCAACCCTATGGAACATTCAAGAGCTATTATGATACAGGTCAGCTTGAAGAACAAGGTCAATATAAAAACGGGCGGATTTCAGGGAATATCGTAACCTATTTCCCTGATGGAAAAACAAAGGAAATCGCCATCTATAATTCCTATGGAGAGCTGATAAAAATTACCGGCTATTATCAAAACGGACAAGAAGAGCGAAGAATTACTTACAGAAACGGAAAAGAAGAAGGCGATGCATTTATTTTTCATTCCAACGGAAACCCAAAAGAAGTAATGCCATATAGAATGGGCAAGGCCCACGGCGTACAGAAAATTTATAATGAATCGGGGGAATTGATTCTTGAAAGACAGTTCAAGGAAGGAAAGTTTATACAAATAATACCTGCTGATCCTGATAAAAAAAACAATAAATAA